Proteins encoded in a region of the Mercenaria mercenaria strain notata chromosome 1, MADL_Memer_1, whole genome shotgun sequence genome:
- the LOC123540773 gene encoding ras-related protein Rab-4B isoform X2 has translation MSETYDFLFKFLVIGSAGTGKSCILHQFIENKFKQDSNHTIGVEFGSKVVNVGGKSVKLQIWDTAGQERFRSVTRSYYRGAAGALLVYDITSRETYNALTNWLTDARTLASPNIVIILVGNKKDLEAEREVTFLEASRFAQENELMFLETSALTGENVEETFLKCARQILTKIESGELDPERMGSGIQYGDGSLSRIQRHQAKKGPNCSC, from the exons ATTTTCTGTTCAAGTTCCTTGTGATAGGCAGTGCTGGAACAGGAAAATCTTGTATTCTGCACCAGTTTATAGAAAACAAAT TTAAACAAGACTCAAATCACACTATTGGTGTGGAGTTTGGAAGCAAGGTTGTTAATGTTGGTGGTAAATCAGTGAAACTACAGATCTGGGATACAGCTGGTCAAGAAAGATTCAG atCTGTAACACGCAGTTACTACAGAGGAGCAGCAGGTGCCTTGCTTGTCTATGATATAACAAG TCGTGAAACCTACAATGCCTTAACAAACTGGTTGACAGATGCTCGGACACTAGCAAGTCCAAATATAGTTATAATCCTGGTAGGGAACAAAAAAGATCTGGAGGCAGAGAGAGAAGTTACATTCCTAGAAGCTAGCAGATTTGCACAAGAAAATG AGTTAATGTTTTTGGAAACAAGTGCTTTAACAGGCGAAAATGTGGAGGAAACGTTTCTCAAATGCGCACGACAGATTCTTACAAAAATAGAGTCAG GAGAGTTAGACCCGGAGAGGATGGGTTCTGGTATACAGTATGGAGATGGTTCATTGAGCCGAATTCAGCGACATCAAGCAAAGAAGGGTCCGAACTGCAGTTGCTAG
- the LOC123540773 gene encoding ras-related protein Rab-4B isoform X1, protein MSETYDFLFKFLVIGSAGTGKSCILHQFIENKFKQDSNHTIGVEFGSKVVNVGGKSVKLQIWDTAGQERFRSVTRSYYRGAAGALLVYDITSRETYNALTNWLTDARTLASPNIVIILVGNKKDLEAEREVTFLEASRFAQENELMFLETSALTGENVEETFLKCARQILTKIESGELDPERMGSGIQYGDTSVRRQQRQPPPSKRPDCSC, encoded by the exons ATTTTCTGTTCAAGTTCCTTGTGATAGGCAGTGCTGGAACAGGAAAATCTTGTATTCTGCACCAGTTTATAGAAAACAAAT TTAAACAAGACTCAAATCACACTATTGGTGTGGAGTTTGGAAGCAAGGTTGTTAATGTTGGTGGTAAATCAGTGAAACTACAGATCTGGGATACAGCTGGTCAAGAAAGATTCAG atCTGTAACACGCAGTTACTACAGAGGAGCAGCAGGTGCCTTGCTTGTCTATGATATAACAAG TCGTGAAACCTACAATGCCTTAACAAACTGGTTGACAGATGCTCGGACACTAGCAAGTCCAAATATAGTTATAATCCTGGTAGGGAACAAAAAAGATCTGGAGGCAGAGAGAGAAGTTACATTCCTAGAAGCTAGCAGATTTGCACAAGAAAATG AGTTAATGTTTTTGGAAACAAGTGCTTTAACAGGCGAAAATGTGGAGGAAACGTTTCTCAAATGCGCACGACAGATTCTTACAAAAATAGAGTCAG GGGAACTTGACCCAGAAAGAATGGGGTCAGGTATACAATATGGCGACACATCAGTGCGACGACAGCAGCGGCAACCCCCACCCTCAAAACGACCAGACTGTTCATGCTAG
- the LOC123540780 gene encoding centriole, cilia and spindle-associated protein-like, translating into MVYKRSEYGHQFKVSSLVKNLPVYKEHLNYRHLRRERECAHTPLSWDGETIDSSESDEKLNPDEEIEKLPISELVINEEEEGDIEIEKDGMKEEQAEDLEDDIDREKRIAQAEDGSKQVKETEDDVVVVKQSEALRKSAKEKLNKYVSNVNKDQSSTSKPAGEKKALGKTFLKPKQADHKVFVKRSKPLRPDRQGKVPRARPQSAPSARPLAQGVETKKPFYNYGAGTDNTCTGNKKTFNVRASSAVYPAALRAKKRNLLLIEKQLERQKTASAREKRRKAKFNERMIRETAHWETEYHRCYPAYDNTEYATSERDPRKRKSFFLT; encoded by the exons ATGGTGTACAAACGTTCAGAATATGGACACCAGTTCAAGGTGTCAAGTCTTGTGAAGAACCTGCCAGTGTACAAAGAACATTTGAATTACCGACATCTCCGTAGGGAAAGAGAATGCGCTCATACACCTCTCTCATGGGATGGAGAAACCATTGACTCTTCGGAAAGTGATGAAAAACTCAACCCAGATGAAGAAATAGAAAAACTGCCTATCTCTGAACTTGTGATAAATGAAGAAGAGGAAGGTgatatagaaatagaaaaagaTGGAATGAAAGAAGAACAAGCAGAAGATCTGGAAGATGATATAGACAGAGAGAAAAGAATTGCTCAGGCAGAGGATGGGAGTAAGCAGGTTAAAGAGACAGAGGATGATGTTGTGGTTGTAAAACAGAGTGAGGCACTGAGAAAATCAGCAAAGgaaaaattgaataaatatgTCAGCAATGTGAATAAAGACCAGTCAAGTACATCTAAACCAGCAGGAGAGAAGAAAGCTT TAGGCAAGACGTTTCTTAAACCAAAACAAGCAGACCACAAAGTTTTTGTGAAACGATCAAAACCTCTTCGTCCTGACAGACAGGGTAAGGTACCAAGGGCTCGTCCGCAGTCAGCACCTAGTGCCAGACCATTAGCCCAGGGTGTGGAGACTAAAAAGCCATTCTACAACTATGGGGCTGGTACTGATAATACATGTACTGGCAACAAAAAGACATTTAATGTCAGAGCTTCTTCTGCT GTCTATCCTGCTGCTCTGAGAGCCAAGAAACGCAACCTCCTGCTCATAGAAAAGCAGCTTGAGCGACAAAAAACTGCCTCGGCACGTGAAAAGCGTAGAAAGGCCAAATTTAATGAAAGAATGATAAGAGAGACTGCTCACTGGGAAACAGAATATCACAGATGTTACCCTGCCTATGATAATACAGAATACGCCACTTCTGAAAGAGatccaagaaaaagaaaaagcttCTTCTTGACATGA